A genomic stretch from Malus domestica chromosome 15, GDT2T_hap1 includes:
- the LOC103431599 gene encoding probable disease resistance protein At5g66890 yields MSLASVGMGALRTSFQMLFDAVKSVQEENTMFQHLLRDIKSTLDSLQPLIKDIEKYNSKEGLENYAIQMEEGAKLVQKCSKVGLWRKHTYTKKLSQLDKSLRRVFDVLKRQGMRDARETLVSLRSIQTVLSRIEESLKMKNNLPEMVKCSSAVPEAPSVTVGLDLPLKELKMKLLKDEQVSMLVLTAAGGCGKTTLAKMFCQDQEVKDTFKNNIFFVNVSKKPNLDLIVHELYQRKGSELPAFENEVMAANWLQQFLKESRQNPLLFVLDDVWSGSESLLEKFDQFKFSNCKILVTSRFAFPRFGSPYHLAPLNDEDAMALFHYSASSEDKSSCTYEDLSRKIIKRCKGCPLAIALVGRSLRGQPIEIWQKRVVEWCKGSSILDSDKDLLACLQSSLDALDKEKAIIKECFLDLGSFPEDQRIAAAALIDMWAELYGLDEEILTIANLHELTTRSLANLVVTRHEREADGYYTEHFVTQHDMLRELAIHQASQDPIEHRKRLFINICGDKLPKWLTEQKYQAIKARLLSISTDGDFSGKWPNMQAPEAEVLVVNFETKNYALPEFVEKMDKLKVLILKNYGLLPAELDNFELLGSLSNLKRIRLERISIPSVSKVLKQLKSLQKISFFMCDIGQGLVQILDALPVPNLVELNIDYCHDLVQLPANLCDLIHLKKLSITNCHKLSALPADIGKLANLEVLRLRSCADLLELPGSIRNFKVLKFLDISGCFSVKELPEDIGAMCSMEKINVSQCSRLKKLPASVMDLEQLKEVICDEETKTLWEPFLPFLTNIHIKVIKEDINLNWLNKLPS; encoded by the exons ATGTCTCTGGCTTCAGTCGGAATGGGTGCTCTGAGAACGTCATTTCAAATGCTGTTTGATGCTGTAAAATCAGTGCAGGAGGAGAATACAATGTTCCAACACCTCCTCAGAGACATCAAATCCACACTGGACTCTCTACAACCACTCATCAAAGACATCGAAAAGTATAACTCCAAGGAGGGACTGGAAAATTATGCAATACAGATGGAGGAAGGAGCAAAGCTTGTTCAGAAGTGCAGCAAAGTTGGCTTGTGGAGAAAACACACATACACCAAGAAGCTTAGTCAACTGGACAAATCTCTCCGAAGAGTGTTTGATGTGCTTAAACGGCAGGGTATGAGGGATGCGAGGGAGACGTTGGTTTCTTTGAGGAGTATCCAGACGGTGCTCTCTCGAATAGAAGAGAGTTTGAAGATGAAAAATAATCTGCCTGAAATGGTTAAATGTTCGTCTGCGGTGCCTGAAGCACCATCGGTTACAGTTGGGTTAGATTTGCCGTTGAAGGAGTTGAAGATGAAGCTCCTTAAGGATGAACAGGTGTCTATGCTTGTGCTGACTGCTGCTGGAGGATGCGGGAAAACCACCTTGGCTAAAATGTTTTGTCAAGATCAAGAGGTCAAAG ATACATTCAAGAACAACATCTTCTTTGTCAATGTCTCCAAAAAGCCCAACTTGGACCTTATTGTACATGAACTATATCAACGGAAGGGGTCCGAGCTGCCTGCTTTTGAAAACGAAGTCATGGCAGCTAACTGGTTGCAACAATTTCTGAAGGAATCAAGACAAAATCCTCTACTGTTTGTCCTGGATGATGTTTGGTCAGGATCAGAGTCCCTTCTTGAGAAGTTTGATCAATTCAAGTTTTCAAATTGCAAGATTTTGGTCACATCAAGATTTGCATTTCCAAGATTCGGTTCTCCTTATCATTTGGCACCATTGAATGATGAAGATGCAATGGCTCTTTTTCACTATTCTGCATCCTCGGAGGATAAGAGCTCTTGTACTTACGAAGATCTTTCGAGAAAG ATTATCAAGCGCTGTAAGGGATGCCCACTTGCCATTGCATTGGTTGGGAGATCACTTCGCGGCCAGCCTATAGAAATCTGGCAGAAAAGAGTAGTGGAATGGTGCAAAGGTTCATCTATTCTTGATTCTGACAAGGATTTACTTGCTTGCCTCCAAAGCAGCTTAGATGCCTTGGATAAAGAGAAGGCTATCATCAAGGAATGTTTCCTCGATCTAGGTTCTTTTCCGGAGGACCAAAGAATTGCTGCTGCCGCCCTCATTGATATGTGGGCAGAGTTATATGGTCTAGATGAAGAAATTTTGACCATTGCCAACCTTCACGAGCTCACCACCCGAAGTTTAGCTAATCTTGTTGTCACAAG GCATGAGAGGGAGGCGGATGGCTATTACACAGAACACTTTGTCACCCAGCACGACATGCTTAGAGAGTTGGCGATCCATCAGGCGAGTCAAGACCCAATAGAACATAGGAAACGACTATTTATAAACATATGTGGGGACAAACTTCCTAAGTGGTTGACAGAACAAAAGTATCAAGCGATCAAGGCCCGGCTGTTATCTATCTCAACAG ATGGAGACTTCTCAGGAAAATGGCCAAACATGCAAGCACCCGAAGCAGAGGTTTTAGTTGTGAATTTTGAAACAAAGAACTATGCCTTACCTGAGTTTGTGGAGAAAATGGATAAACTAAAGGTTCTAATACTAAAAAATTACGGTTTGTTACCTGCTGAACTAGATAATTTTGAACTACTTGGTTCGCTATCAAATCTTAAGAGAATTAGATTAGAACGTATTTCAATTCCTTCCGTAAGCAAGGTCCTCAAACAGTTGAAAAGTTTGCAAAAGATATCTTTTTTCATGTGTGATATCGGCCAAGGTTTAGTTCAAATTTTAGATGCTCTGCCAGTGCCAAATCTAGTGGAATTGAACATTGATTATTGCCATGATCTGGTGCAACTTCCTGCCAACCTTTGTGACCTTATTCACCTTAAGAAGCTTAGCATCACCAACTGTCATAAGCTATCTGCCTTGCCTGCAGACATCGGAAAGCTTGCAAATCTAGAAGTGTTGAGGCTTAGGTCATGTGCAGACTTGTTAGAGTTGCCAGGCTCGATTAGGAACTTTAAAGTTTTGAAATTTCTCGACATATCCGGTTGCTTTAGCGTAAAGGAGTTGCCCGAGGACATTGGTGCAATGTGCAGCATGGAAAAGATCAACGTGAGCCAGTGTTCAAGACTGAAAAAGCTGCCTGCCTCTGTTATGGATCTTGAGCAGTTGAAAGAAGTGATATGCGACGAGGAGACGAAAACTTTATGGGAACCCTTCTTACCCTTTCTCACAAACATACACATAAAGGTGATCAAAGAAGATATCAACCTAAATTGGCTCAACAAGCTTCCATCCTAA
- the LOC139192277 gene encoding probable disease resistance protein At5g66910 yields the protein MRDARETLVSLRNVDTALSRIQENWVMKNYQPEKVECSPVVPEPLSVTVGLDLPLKELKMKLLKDERVSTLVLTAAGGCGKTTLAKKFCRDQEVKVLVGSLSHHESFPHMVMQFLVNFQVSHHTQIRIKEWAEEQTTFPEGLISEQYSVCCMTSSRS from the exons ATGAGGGATGCGAGGGAGACGTTGGTTTCTTTGAGGAATGTCGACACGGCGCTTTCTCGAATACAAGAGAATTGGGTGATGAAAAATTATCAGCCTGAAAAGGTCGAGTGTTCGCCTGTCGTGCCTGAACCGCTGTCGGTTACAGTCGGGTTGGATTTGCCGTTGAAGGAGTTGAAGATGAAGCTCCTTAAGGATGAAAGGGTGTCTACGCTTGTGCTGACTGCTGCTGGAGGATGTGGTAAAACCACCTTAGCTAAAAAGTTTTGCCGAGACCAAGAAGTCAAAG TGTTGGTGGGTTCTCTGTCTCACCATGAAAGCTTCCCACACATGGTGATGCAGTTTCTGGTTAATTTCCAAGTCTCCCACCACACTCAAATCAG AATCAAGGAATGGGCGGAGGAGCAGACGACCTTTCCGGAGGGGCTGATCTCGGAACAGTATTCAGTCTGCTGTATGACGTCCTCAAGGAGCTGA
- the LOC103401334 gene encoding probable disease resistance protein At5g66900 — translation MSLASAGIGALRTPFQMLFDAVKSAQPENKMFRRRLRDIKSTLDSLQPLIIDIEKSNPKEGLQHFALQMEEGANLVHKCTKNRLRKCSKVALWRKYKYAKKLRQLDKSLRRVFDVLKLQGTRDARETLVSLRIIEKVLSRVEESLKMKTNQPEIVTCSPRVPEAPSVAVGLDVPLKELKMKLLKDEKVSMLVLTAAGGCGKTTLAKKFCQDQEVKDTFKNNIFFVNVSKKPNLGLIVHELYQQKGTEMPAFQNEVMAANRLQQFLKESTQDPLLFVLDDVWSGSEPLLEKFDQLKFSNYKILVTSRFAFPRFGSPYRLASLSDEDAMILFHYSASLEDKSSYTYEDLSRKIIKRCKGCPLAIALVGRSLRGQPIEIWHKRVVEWCKGSSILDSDKELLACLLSSLDALDKEKAIIKECFLDLGSFPEDQRIAVAALVDMWAELYDLDEEILTIANLHELTARSLANLVVTRHEMGADGYYTEHFVTQHDMLRELAIHQASQGPIEHRERLFINICGDELPKWLREQKYQAIKARLLSISTDGAFSAKWPNMQVPEAEVLVLNFQTRNYALPEFVERMDKLKVLILKNDGLLPAELDNFELLGSLSNLKRIRLERISIPPISKVLKQLKSLQKISLFMCDIGQGFGQILDALPNLVELNIDYCHDLVQLPDNVCDLVHLKKLSITNCHKLSALPADIGRLVNLEVLRLRSCAELLELPGSIRNLKVLKFLDISGCFSVKELPEDIGAMGSMEKINVSQCSRLKELPASVMDLEQLNEVICDQETKTLWEPLLPFLTNIHIKVIKEDINLNWLNKLPS, via the exons ATGTCTCTAGCTTCAGCCGGAATAGGTGCTCTCAGAACGCCATTTCAAATGCTGTTTGATGCTGTAAAATCAGCGCAGCCGGAGAATAAAATGTTCCGACGCCGCCTCCGAGACATCAAATCCACACTAGACTCTCTACAACCACTCATCATAGACATCGAAAAATCTAACCCCAAAGAGGGACTGCAACATTTTGCACTACAGATGGAGGAGGGGGCAAATCTTGTTCACAAGTGCACCAAAAATCGTCTTCGGAAGTGCAGCAAAGTTGCCCTGTGGAGAAAATACAAATACGCCAAAAAGCTTCGTCAACTGGACAAATCTCTTCGAAGAGTGTTTGATGTGCTTAAACTGCAGGGTACGAGGGATGCGAGGGAGACGTTGGTTTCTTTGAGGATTATCGAGAAGGTGCTCTCTCGAGTAGAAGAGAGTTTGAAGATGAAAACTAATCAGCCTGAAATAGTTACATGTTCGCCTAGGGTGCCTGAAGCGCCATCGGTTGCAGTCGGGTTGGATGTGCCGTTGAAGGAGTTGAAGATGAAGCTCCTCAAGGATGAAAAGGTGTCTATGCTTGTGCTGACTGCTGCTGGAGGGTGTGGGAAAACCACCTTGGCTAAAAAGTTTTGTCAGGATCAAGAAGTCAAAG ATACATTCAAGAACAACATCTTCTTTGTCAATGTCTCGAAGAAGCCCAACTTGGGCCTTATTGTACATGAACTATATCAACAGAAGGGGACCGAGATGCCTGCTTTCCAAAACGAAGTCATGGCAGCTAACCGTTTGCAACAATTTCTCAAGGAATCAACACAAGATCCTCTACTGTTTGTCCTGGATGATGTTTGGTCGGGATCAGAGCCCCTTCTTGAGAAGTTTGATCaattaaagttttcaaattacAAGATTTTGGTCACATCAAGATTTGCATTTCCAAGATTCGGTTCTCCTTATCGTTTGGCATCATTGAGTGATGAAGATGCAATGATCCTTTTTCACTACTCGGCATCCTTGGAGGATAAGAGCTCTTATACTTACGAAGATCTTTCGAGAAAG ATTATCAAGCGCTGTAAGGGATGCCCACTGGCCATTGCATTGGTCGGGAGATCACTTCGCGGCCAGCCTATAGAAATCTGGCACAAAAGAGTAGTGGAATGGTGCAAAGGTTCATCTATTCTTGATTCTGACAAGGAATTGCTTGCTTGCCTCCTAAGCAGTTTAGATGCCTTGGATAAAGAAAAAGCTATCATCAAGGAATGTTTCCTCGATCTAGGTTCTTTTCCGGAGGACCAAAGAATTGCTGTTGCCGCCCTCGTTGATATGTGGGCAGAGTTATATGATCTAGATGAAGAGATTCTGACCATTGCCAATCTTCACGAGCTCACCGCCCGAAGTTTAGCTAATCTTGTTGTCACAAG GCATGAGATGGGGGCGGATGGCTATTACACTGAACACTTCGTCACCCAGCACGACATGCTTAGAGAGTTGGCGATCCATCAGGCGAGTCAAGGCCCAATAGAACATAGGGAACGACTATTTATAAACATATGTGGGGACGAACTTCCTAAGTGGTTGAGAGAACAAAAGTATCAAGCGATCAAGGCTCGACTATTATCTATCTCAACAG ATGGAGCCTTCTCGGCAAAATGGCCAAACATGCAAGTACCCGAGGCAGAGGTTCTAGTTCTGAATTTTCAAACAAGGAACTATGCCTTACCTGAGTTTGTGGAGAGAATGGATAAACTAAAGGTTCTAATACTAAAAAATGACGGTTTGTTACCTGCTGAACTAGATAATTTTGAACTACTTGGTTCGCTATCAAATCTTAAGAGAATTAGATTAGAACGTATTTCAATTCCTCCCATAAGCAAGGTCCTTAAACAGTTGAAAAGCTTGCAAAAGATCTCTCTTTTCATGTGTGATATCGGCCAAGGTTTCGGCCAAATTTTAGATGCACTGCCAAATCTAGTGGAATTGAACATAGATTATTGCCATGATCTGGTGCAACTTCCTGACAACGTTTGTGACCTTGTTCACCTTAAGAAGCTTAGCATCACCAACTGTCATAAGCTCTCTGCCTTGCCTGCAGACATCGGAAGGCTAGTCAATCTTGAAGTGTTGAGGCTTAGGTCATGTGCAGAGTTGTTAGAGTTGCCAGGCTCGATTAGGAACCTTAAAGTTTTGAAATTTCTCGACATATCCGGTTGCTTTAGCGTAAAGGAGTTGCCCGAGGACATTGGTGCAATGGGCAGCATGGAAAAGATCAACGTGAGCCAGTGTTCGAGACTGAAAGAGCTGCCTGCTTCTGTTATGGATCTTGAACAGTTGAACGAAGTGATATGCGACCAGGAGACGAAAACTTTATGGGAACCCTTATTACCGTTTCTCACAAACATACACATAAAGGTAATCAAAGAAGATATCAACCTAAATTGGCTCAACAAGCTTCCATCCTAA